In the genome of Muntiacus reevesi chromosome 5, mMunRee1.1, whole genome shotgun sequence, one region contains:
- the SAXO4 gene encoding stabilizer of axonemal microtubules 4 — MMGKLPLGVVSPYVKMSSGGCTDPLKFYATSYCTAYGREDFKPRVGSHEGTGYKSNYRPVVSYQPHLDALDNPAMGEQVCNNFQTVTSQSYRPLEVPNGTYPLPRNLHQTSSGYSREKASAVTPIKEVRKVHFDTQDYGPQAITGLEPKNVPLLHQQQNKGSLEWENARHGPRFMTSEYNSKYLKEPSHQPDLLQKNSIGAKEETGFTEESNKNPIVFQPPSQALPGDPVLLPGRSVTKSDFLPISHPHGDEFLPVLARGSERETAFSRVSERTLNPRVPPPCPEPSSMNHWQFQSPQRMQQTNVALLGRETVGNKEPSGFSLNNPSYVRSPYDPDTDNRYLTTYNQGYFENIPKGLDREGWTRGGLQPQKPGGYALNNPVTRLEATPNPTESLRRLHPHVGRTLISADPFYRTAPPSGHGSHFTAPN, encoded by the exons ATGATGGGAAAACTCCCCCTGGGGGTTGTCTCCCCTTACGTGAAGATGAGTTCGGGGGGCTGCACAGACCCTCTGAAATTCTACGCCACCAGCTACTGCACAGCCTACG GTCGGGAGGATTTCAAGCCCCGTGTGGGCAGTCACGAAGGCACAGGCTACAAATCAAATTACCGGCCTGTGGTCTCCTACCAACCGCATCTCGATGCCCTGGACAACCCGGCCATGGG GGAACAAGTCTGCAACAATTTCCAGACAGTGACCAGTCAGAGTTACCGCCCCCTGGAGGTGCCCAATGGCACATACCCACTGCCCAGGAACTTGCACCAGACCAGCTCTGGGTACTCTCGGGAGAAAGCCAGTGCGGTCACCCCCATCAAGGAG GTGAGGAAGGTCCATTTTGACACCCAGGACTATGGGCCCCAGGccatcacggggctggagccCAAGAATGTGCCCCTGCTCCACCAGCAGCAGAACAAGGGCTCGCTGGAGTGGGAGAACGCCCGACAT GGCCCCCGCTTCATGACTTCCGAGTATAATTCCAAGTATCTCAAGGAGCCGTCACATCAGCCAG ATCTCTTGCAGAAGAATTCAATTGGTGCCAAGGAGGAGACTGGCTTCACCGAAGAGTCCAACAAGAACCCCATCGTCTTCCAGCCGCCCTCCCAGGCCCTTCCTGGGGACCCA GTCCTCCTCCCCGGCCGGAGTGTCACCAAGTCAGACTTTCTCCCCATTTCCCACCCTCAT GGGGATGAGTTCCTGCCGGTGCTGGCCAGAGGCTCCGAGCGGGAGACGGCCTTCAGCCGAGTGAGCGAGAGGACCCTGAATCCCAGA gtgccccctccctgcccagaaCCCAGCAGCATGAACCATTGGCAATTCCAGTCTCCCCAGAGGATGCAACAGACAAATGTTGCCCTGCTTGGCCGGGAGACCGTGGGCAACAAG GAGCCCTCAGGGTTCAGCCTGAACAACCCCAGCTATGTCCGGAGCCCCTATGACCCTGACACGGACAATCGCTACCTGACCACCTACAACCAAGG ATACTTCGAGAACATCCCCAAGGGTCTGGACCGCGAGGGCTGGACTCGAGGTGGCCTGCAGCCCCAGAAGCCGGGAGGCTATGCCCTCAACAACCCGGTCACCCGCCTGGaggccacccccaaccccacgGAGAGCCTGAGGCGCCTGCACCCTCACGTGGGCAG AACCCTGATCTCTGCGGACCCCTTCTACCGAACTGCGCCCCCCAGCGGCCACGGGAGCCACTTCACTGCGCCCAACTGA